Proteins encoded together in one Micromonospora kangleipakensis window:
- a CDS encoding TetR/AcrR family transcriptional regulator, translated as MTTEKRRAPAGAAVLRGEITTAIRAAVMQELAEVGYGRFSIEAVARRAGVSKTAIYRRWRSKLDLVLDMVSAVAGRNLPLLDTGSLLGDLEILLHVMARALRHRLASQIIPDLLAEAARNPQIGEKLQLALDDYQQAVGRILIGRAVERGELAAETDPRAAVDLIVGPIYWRLAIARAPLSMDEVPRMAAAIVAALRVACVGPVRDEVEI; from the coding sequence GTGACGACCGAGAAGAGGCGTGCGCCGGCCGGTGCGGCGGTGCTGCGCGGCGAGATCACCACGGCCATCCGCGCTGCCGTCATGCAGGAGTTGGCCGAGGTCGGCTACGGCCGTTTCTCGATCGAGGCGGTGGCCCGCCGGGCCGGCGTGAGCAAGACGGCGATCTATCGCCGCTGGCGCTCGAAGCTCGACCTGGTGCTGGACATGGTCTCCGCGGTGGCGGGTCGCAACCTGCCCCTGCTGGACACCGGCAGCCTCCTGGGCGATCTGGAGATCCTGCTGCACGTGATGGCCCGGGCGCTGCGGCACCGGCTGGCCTCGCAGATCATCCCGGACCTGCTGGCCGAGGCGGCCCGCAATCCGCAGATCGGCGAGAAGCTCCAGCTGGCCCTGGACGACTACCAGCAGGCAGTCGGCCGGATCCTGATCGGCCGGGCGGTCGAACGCGGAGAGTTGGCCGCGGAGACCGATCCGCGGGCCGCGGTCGACCTGATCGTCGGTCCGATCTACTGGCGGCTGGCGATCGCCCGGGCGCCGCTGAGCATGGACGAGGTGCCCCGAATGGCCGCCGCGATCGTCGCGGCGCTCCGGGTAGCATGCGTGGGGCCTGTCCGCGACGAGGTGGAAATCTGA
- a CDS encoding DegT/DnrJ/EryC1/StrS family aminotransferase, with amino-acid sequence MAGPHSEFIPPARPIIGEAEIEAAVRVLRSGRVVQGPEVAAFEEEFGELVSGRHCVAVNSGTSALQLTLMALGFGPGDEVIVPSFSFAASANAVRLVGAEPVFVDIEPGSFCVDPEAVAAAVTPRTVAIMPVHLYGHPAAMDRIMAIAEQHGLAVVEDAAQAHGASLHGTPVGAFGTAGCFSFYPTKNMHSLEGGMVTTADAELARTLRLLRNQGMEQRYANEIVGANMRMTDVAAAIGRVQLGQLGEWTEQRRANAKYLDSNITGMVTPPVADAAKHVYHQYTVRVRGNRDAAQARLTELGIGNAVYYPTPIHRLKPYLTADGKPGPWELPETERAAAEVVSLPVHPSLSQADLERIAEAANLAGGAR; translated from the coding sequence ATGGCTGGGCCGCACTCAGAGTTCATCCCCCCAGCACGACCGATCATCGGTGAGGCCGAGATCGAGGCGGCTGTCCGGGTGCTGCGGAGCGGCCGGGTCGTGCAGGGCCCGGAGGTCGCGGCGTTCGAAGAGGAGTTCGGCGAGCTGGTCAGCGGCCGGCACTGCGTGGCCGTCAACTCCGGCACGTCCGCTCTCCAGCTCACCCTGATGGCGCTCGGCTTCGGCCCGGGCGACGAGGTCATCGTGCCCTCGTTCTCCTTCGCCGCCAGCGCCAACGCCGTTCGGCTGGTCGGCGCCGAGCCCGTCTTCGTGGACATCGAGCCGGGCAGCTTCTGCGTCGACCCGGAGGCCGTGGCCGCCGCGGTCACCCCGCGGACCGTCGCGATCATGCCGGTGCACCTGTACGGCCACCCGGCCGCGATGGACCGGATCATGGCCATCGCCGAGCAGCACGGCCTCGCCGTCGTCGAGGACGCCGCCCAGGCCCACGGCGCCAGCCTGCACGGCACCCCGGTCGGCGCCTTCGGCACCGCCGGCTGCTTCAGCTTCTACCCGACGAAGAACATGCACTCCCTGGAGGGCGGCATGGTCACCACCGCCGACGCGGAGCTGGCCCGCACCCTGCGGCTGCTGCGCAACCAGGGCATGGAGCAGCGGTACGCCAACGAGATCGTCGGCGCCAACATGCGGATGACCGACGTGGCCGCCGCGATCGGCCGGGTGCAGCTCGGTCAGCTCGGCGAGTGGACCGAGCAGCGCCGGGCCAACGCCAAGTACCTCGACTCCAACATCACCGGCATGGTCACCCCGCCGGTGGCGGACGCGGCCAAGCACGTCTACCACCAGTACACGGTGCGGGTGCGGGGCAACCGGGACGCCGCCCAGGCGCGCCTGACCGAGCTGGGCATCGGCAATGCCGTCTACTACCCGACCCCGATCCACCGGCTCAAGCCGTACCTCACCGCGGACGGCAAGCCCGGCCCGTGGGAGCTGCCGGAGACCGAGCGGGCCGCCGCCGAGGTGGTCTCGCTGCCGGTCCACCCGTCGCTGAGCCAGGCCGACCTCGAGCGGATCGCCGAGGCCGCCAACCTCGCCGGGGGTGCCCGATGA
- a CDS encoding Gfo/Idh/MocA family protein, producing MSGGRKLRAGLIGLGAMGRNHARVLSNLDGVELVGIVDPAGDVTGTLRAPVVPQLGDLLAMGIDYAVVACPTALHEQVGLELAANGVCALIEKPLAQSVAAATRLVEAFEAAGLVAGVGHIERYNPALQNLRTRLEAGELGEVFQVVTRRQGPFPHRIADVGVVMDLATHDIDLTSWVTGQEYSSVSARTVSRSGRLHEDMVAVVGQLTDGTMVNHLVNWLSPLKERSTVITGDRGCFVADTLTADLTFYANGAIDTEWEALRAFRGVAEGDMVRYAIPKREPLLVEHERFRDAVEGKQSDIVTLRQGLRTVQVAAGLLESASDGVTVNVGSSALDNSERSGRVAVG from the coding sequence ATGAGCGGCGGACGCAAGCTGCGCGCCGGCCTGATCGGCCTCGGCGCGATGGGGCGCAACCACGCCCGCGTGCTGTCCAACCTGGACGGCGTCGAGCTGGTCGGCATCGTCGACCCGGCCGGCGACGTGACCGGCACGCTGCGCGCCCCGGTGGTGCCGCAGCTCGGTGACCTGCTGGCCATGGGCATCGACTACGCCGTGGTCGCCTGCCCGACCGCGCTGCACGAGCAGGTCGGCCTGGAGCTGGCGGCCAACGGTGTCTGCGCGCTGATCGAGAAGCCGCTGGCCCAGTCGGTGGCCGCGGCGACCCGGCTGGTCGAGGCCTTCGAGGCCGCCGGTCTGGTGGCCGGCGTCGGGCACATCGAGCGCTACAACCCGGCCCTGCAGAACCTGCGTACCAGGCTGGAGGCCGGCGAGCTGGGCGAGGTCTTCCAGGTCGTCACCCGGCGGCAGGGGCCGTTCCCGCACCGGATCGCCGACGTCGGCGTGGTGATGGACCTGGCCACCCACGACATCGACCTGACCAGCTGGGTGACCGGCCAGGAATACAGCTCGGTGTCGGCCCGCACGGTCTCCCGCAGCGGCCGGCTGCACGAGGACATGGTCGCCGTCGTCGGCCAGCTCACCGACGGCACGATGGTCAACCACCTGGTCAACTGGCTCAGCCCGCTCAAGGAGCGGTCGACGGTGATCACCGGTGACCGGGGCTGCTTCGTCGCCGACACGCTTACCGCCGACCTGACCTTCTACGCCAACGGCGCGATCGACACCGAGTGGGAGGCGCTGCGCGCGTTCCGCGGGGTGGCCGAGGGCGACATGGTCCGCTACGCGATCCCGAAGCGGGAGCCGCTGCTCGTCGAGCACGAGCGGTTCCGCGACGCGGTCGAGGGCAAGCAGAGCGACATCGTCACCCTGCGACAGGGCCTGCGTACCGTGCAGGTGGCCGCGGGCCTGCTGGAGTCCGCCTCCGACGGTGTCACGGTCAACGTCGGTTCGTCCGCCCTGGACAACAGCGAGCGGAGCGGCCGGGTCGCCGTCGGCTGA
- a CDS encoding glycosyltransferase: MKGPLDPVLRRVTSPAVVRHRVAARLLRGVAAAPVLPTRARVTLAKRLRSGMTRAGWPPAEARAALAAVARTVDPDTRADLLMQEATGELKAGRTPPHLTEAVRAELDAADAAYARGDRPAAARRLHRALRTLFHRALHFDHLTSPLADDSAAFLAPLRDSVVGRRLLAPRGRSVPAAPAPTDRPLRLLLMTNGNDHFLREIRDRYADHPGVEFRYLHLADDPVAAPLTRRPDAMAADPVLGGSEYGEQVERWLRPHLDWADTLFVDWAVATAAMVTLVDPGDTRIVVRLHSFEAFSFWPHLIDFTRVDDVVFVSDHLRDLATAVSPDLVGDHAPRLHVISNAMDLHAYPRPKEPSARFTLGLVGISAVAKDPRWAIEVLRLLRAEDERYRLLLVGDGPNPAAGEAVRQYQEALDADLAELEPAGAVVRVGQVTDVPEALTGIGVILSTSVRESFHCAVVEGAASGAVPVIRDWPFFAAREHGAHTLFPAGWVVRTPAEAAALIRAETADEGRWLAAGKAAAGHAIATWDWTVTRRGFDALLGLDDPTAR, from the coding sequence ATGAAGGGCCCGCTGGATCCGGTGCTGCGCCGGGTCACCTCGCCCGCGGTCGTGCGCCACCGCGTCGCGGCCCGATTGCTGCGCGGGGTCGCTGCCGCGCCGGTGCTGCCGACCCGGGCCCGGGTCACCCTGGCGAAGCGGCTGCGGAGCGGGATGACCCGGGCCGGCTGGCCGCCGGCGGAGGCCCGGGCGGCGCTGGCCGCGGTGGCCCGCACGGTCGATCCCGACACCCGGGCGGACCTGCTCATGCAGGAGGCGACCGGCGAGCTCAAGGCCGGCCGGACGCCTCCGCACCTGACCGAGGCGGTCCGTGCCGAACTGGACGCGGCCGACGCCGCGTACGCCCGGGGCGACCGCCCGGCGGCGGCCCGGCGGCTGCACCGCGCGCTGCGCACGCTGTTCCACCGGGCCCTGCACTTCGACCACCTCACCTCGCCGCTGGCCGACGATTCGGCCGCGTTCCTCGCCCCGCTGCGGGACAGCGTGGTCGGCCGGCGCCTGCTGGCGCCGCGGGGCCGGTCCGTTCCGGCCGCGCCGGCCCCGACCGACCGGCCGCTGCGGCTGCTGCTGATGACCAACGGCAACGACCACTTCCTCCGGGAGATCCGGGACCGGTACGCCGACCACCCCGGCGTGGAGTTCCGCTACCTGCACCTCGCCGACGACCCGGTCGCCGCACCGCTGACCCGCCGGCCCGACGCGATGGCGGCGGACCCGGTGCTCGGCGGCTCGGAGTACGGCGAACAGGTGGAGCGGTGGCTGCGGCCGCACCTCGACTGGGCGGACACGCTCTTCGTGGACTGGGCGGTGGCGACCGCGGCGATGGTCACCCTGGTCGACCCCGGCGACACCCGGATCGTGGTGCGGCTGCACAGCTTCGAGGCGTTCAGCTTCTGGCCCCACCTGATCGACTTCACCCGGGTCGACGACGTGGTCTTCGTCTCCGACCACCTGCGGGACCTGGCCACGGCGGTCTCGCCCGACCTGGTCGGCGACCACGCACCCCGGCTGCACGTGATCAGCAACGCGATGGACCTGCACGCCTATCCGCGGCCGAAGGAGCCGTCCGCCCGGTTCACCCTCGGGCTGGTGGGGATCAGTGCCGTGGCCAAGGATCCGCGGTGGGCGATCGAGGTGCTCCGGCTGCTCCGGGCGGAGGACGAGCGCTACCGGCTGCTGCTGGTCGGCGACGGCCCCAACCCGGCGGCGGGCGAGGCGGTCCGGCAGTACCAGGAGGCGCTCGACGCCGACCTCGCCGAGCTGGAGCCGGCGGGCGCGGTGGTCCGGGTCGGCCAGGTCACCGACGTGCCGGAGGCGCTCACCGGGATCGGCGTCATCCTGAGCACCTCCGTCCGGGAGAGCTTCCACTGCGCGGTGGTGGAGGGGGCGGCGAGCGGCGCGGTGCCGGTGATCCGGGACTGGCCGTTCTTCGCGGCGCGGGAGCACGGCGCGCACACCCTCTTCCCGGCCGGCTGGGTGGTCCGCACCCCGGCGGAGGCGGCGGCCCTGATCCGGGCCGAGACCGCCGACGAGGGGCGCTGGCTGGCCGCCGGGAAGGCGGCCGCCGGGCACGCGATCGCGACCTGGGACTGGACCGTCACCCGCCGCGGGTTCGACGCGCTGCTCGGCCTGGACGACCCGACCGCTCGGTGA
- a CDS encoding glycosyltransferase, which yields MVDATAPGCDRMTVYHCDAWVAALDEPADRAVLAAHRALMPHALPRNPTVGGAELVFVPVPVPRGQGHPEIADRHDVALRSALGGRPIDAPVVHAHVGLPSGWAAIRNARPDAKIFVTEHASFLDKVLETPRGREMYDEVLHRCTGFLAVGEGVRRPLVEAFPHHAERIGAISNPIAFDQPRPEPVTELRRWLFVGALSELKGVPLLLEAFARCRADDPALTLTLVGEGVLQAGLTARAAELGVADAVTFTGAIPPDEALRLMRQHDLLVHPSRRETFGVAVIEAVAAGLPILVTRCGGPERTLAGVEDAAGVMIDVTDDPETIVAGYRTLRSRLPHALDSALARKVLADRYGYSAVARTHHRLWFSDEAAPPA from the coding sequence ATGGTCGACGCCACCGCCCCCGGCTGCGACCGGATGACCGTCTATCACTGCGACGCCTGGGTGGCCGCGCTCGACGAGCCCGCCGACCGGGCGGTCCTCGCCGCGCACCGCGCGCTGATGCCGCACGCGCTGCCCCGCAACCCGACCGTGGGCGGGGCCGAGCTGGTCTTCGTGCCGGTCCCGGTACCGCGCGGCCAGGGGCACCCGGAGATCGCCGACCGGCACGACGTGGCGCTGCGCTCCGCCCTCGGCGGCCGCCCGATCGACGCCCCGGTGGTCCACGCGCACGTCGGGCTGCCCAGTGGCTGGGCGGCGATCCGCAACGCCCGTCCCGACGCGAAAATCTTCGTCACCGAGCACGCCAGCTTCCTCGACAAGGTGCTGGAGACACCGCGCGGCCGGGAGATGTACGACGAGGTGCTGCACCGCTGCACCGGCTTCCTGGCCGTCGGCGAGGGGGTGCGCCGGCCGCTGGTCGAGGCGTTCCCGCACCACGCCGAGCGGATCGGCGCGATCTCCAACCCGATCGCCTTCGACCAGCCGAGGCCCGAGCCCGTCACCGAGCTGCGCCGCTGGCTCTTCGTGGGCGCGCTCTCCGAGCTCAAGGGCGTACCCCTGCTGCTGGAGGCGTTCGCCCGGTGCCGGGCGGACGACCCCGCGCTCACCCTCACCCTGGTCGGTGAGGGGGTGCTCCAGGCCGGCCTGACCGCGCGGGCGGCCGAGCTGGGGGTGGCCGACGCGGTCACCTTCACCGGCGCGATCCCGCCGGACGAGGCGCTGCGCCTGATGCGCCAGCACGACCTGCTGGTGCATCCGAGCCGGAGGGAGACCTTCGGCGTCGCGGTGATCGAGGCGGTCGCCGCCGGGCTGCCGATCCTGGTCACCCGCTGCGGCGGCCCGGAGCGGACGCTGGCCGGCGTCGAGGATGCGGCCGGGGTCATGATCGACGTGACGGACGATCCCGAGACCATCGTGGCCGGCTACCGGACGCTGCGTTCCCGGCTCCCGCACGCTCTCGACTCTGCACTCGCCCGCAAGGTGCTGGCCGACCGGTACGGGTACAGTGCGGTCGCCCGCACCCACCACCGTCTCTGGTTCTCCGACGAGGCGGCCCCGCCGGCCTGA
- a CDS encoding glycosyltransferase, whose amino-acid sequence MNRTREPRRPRILYLSFYFPPSRASGVYRARATANYLAAHGWEVTAFASPLKFLHKVIGSVDEQLAETVDPSIQVERPNLSHFAWERDLRHFSRFRGMSPILARNIYNFGLKKIFPEHYLSWAAAAVRKALKMHARRRFDVVLATGNPFASFAAAWVIHKITGVPFAVDYRDAWTLNMFTEEDAYEPDHPAWKWEKRIMRDASASIFVNQALRTWYAERYPDSADRMMVVPNGWDPDLLTQLEPGGATTPQDDSRPLRFSFLGTMNNTQPVEQLAEAFELARRHPDLADAELNIYGHLGYFKQSQAELMGRLGLPGGEHGRSVPDTGIHYRGPVSKTEVGAVYQDSDVLVFLAGGARYVTSGKIFEYMASGSPIVSVHAPGIAAQDVLAGYPLWFNPNSLDVNDIAEAMIAAGKAARDMSPEQRAVARAHAATFTREAVTTPLEARLRGMVKRSVAGGGTAS is encoded by the coding sequence ATGAATCGGACGCGGGAACCGCGCCGACCACGCATTCTCTACCTGTCGTTCTACTTCCCGCCGTCGCGGGCCAGCGGGGTCTACCGCGCCCGCGCCACCGCCAACTACCTGGCGGCGCACGGGTGGGAGGTCACGGCGTTCGCCTCGCCGTTGAAGTTTCTGCACAAGGTCATCGGCTCGGTGGACGAGCAGCTCGCCGAGACGGTGGACCCGAGCATCCAGGTGGAGCGACCCAACCTGAGCCACTTCGCTTGGGAACGTGACCTGCGGCACTTCAGCCGGTTCCGGGGCATGTCCCCGATCCTGGCCCGCAACATCTACAACTTCGGGCTCAAGAAGATCTTCCCCGAGCACTACCTCTCCTGGGCTGCCGCGGCGGTCCGCAAGGCGCTGAAGATGCACGCCCGGCGCCGGTTCGACGTGGTGCTGGCCACCGGCAACCCGTTCGCGTCGTTCGCCGCCGCCTGGGTGATCCACAAGATCACCGGCGTGCCGTTCGCGGTCGACTACCGGGACGCCTGGACGCTGAACATGTTCACCGAGGAGGACGCGTACGAGCCGGACCACCCGGCCTGGAAGTGGGAGAAGCGCATCATGCGCGACGCCTCCGCGTCGATCTTCGTGAACCAGGCGCTGCGGACCTGGTACGCCGAGCGCTACCCGGACTCGGCGGACCGGATGATGGTCGTGCCGAACGGCTGGGACCCGGACCTGCTCACCCAGCTGGAGCCGGGCGGCGCCACGACGCCTCAGGACGACTCCCGCCCGCTGCGCTTCAGCTTCCTCGGCACCATGAACAACACCCAGCCGGTCGAGCAGCTGGCCGAGGCCTTCGAGCTGGCCCGCCGCCACCCTGACCTGGCCGACGCCGAGCTGAACATCTACGGTCACCTGGGCTATTTCAAGCAGAGCCAGGCCGAGCTGATGGGCCGGCTCGGACTGCCCGGCGGGGAGCATGGGCGCTCCGTGCCGGACACCGGCATCCACTACCGCGGCCCGGTCTCCAAGACCGAGGTCGGCGCGGTCTACCAGGACAGCGACGTCCTGGTCTTCCTCGCCGGCGGTGCCCGGTACGTCACCTCGGGCAAGATCTTCGAGTACATGGCCAGCGGCAGCCCGATCGTGTCGGTGCACGCCCCCGGCATCGCCGCCCAGGATGTGCTCGCCGGCTATCCACTCTGGTTCAACCCCAACAGCCTGGACGTGAACGACATCGCCGAGGCGATGATCGCCGCCGGCAAGGCCGCCCGGGACATGTCCCCGGAGCAGCGGGCCGTGGCCCGGGCGCACGCCGCCACCTTCACCCGGGAGGCGGTGACCACCCCGCTGGAGGCGCGGCTGCGCGGCATGGTCAAGCGGAGCGTCGCGGGTGGAGGGACGGCATCGTGA
- the wecB gene encoding non-hydrolyzing UDP-N-acetylglucosamine 2-epimerase yields the protein MKVVSIVGARPQLVKLAPIAAAFAATDHEHVIVHTGQHYDADLSDVFFSGLGIPDPDVHLGIGSGSHGVQTGRTLAALDPVLAEEKPDWVLVYGDTNSTLAGALSAVKMHLPVAHLEAGLRSFNRQMPEEHNRVLTDHCADLLLAPTEEAMRHLAAEGLAKRAVLAGDVMVDVCLRVRETVLATGHPRPELPEGIDPDAPYLLATLHRAENTDDPQRLAMLVAALADLPVPVALLAHPRLLARAEEHGIKLAGGSLHVGRPLPYAGMVAAVLGSVGVVTDSGGLQKEAYLLDRPCTTLRPETEWVETLHDGWNRLVPDPTALGRSGWLETVTRPAPSATRGTPYGDGRAARNVVRILAEHAR from the coding sequence ATGAAGGTCGTCAGCATCGTCGGGGCCCGGCCGCAGCTGGTCAAACTCGCGCCGATCGCAGCGGCGTTCGCCGCCACCGACCATGAGCACGTCATCGTGCACACCGGCCAGCATTACGACGCGGACCTCTCCGACGTCTTCTTCTCCGGTCTGGGCATTCCCGACCCGGACGTGCACCTGGGCATCGGCTCGGGCAGCCACGGCGTGCAGACCGGCCGGACCCTGGCCGCCCTCGACCCGGTGCTGGCCGAGGAGAAGCCCGACTGGGTGCTGGTCTACGGCGACACCAACTCGACGCTGGCGGGCGCGCTCTCCGCGGTCAAGATGCACCTGCCCGTCGCCCACCTGGAGGCCGGACTGCGCTCGTTCAACCGGCAGATGCCCGAGGAGCACAACCGGGTGCTCACCGACCACTGCGCGGACCTGCTGCTCGCCCCCACGGAGGAGGCGATGCGGCACCTGGCCGCCGAAGGGCTGGCCAAGCGGGCGGTGCTGGCCGGTGACGTGATGGTCGACGTCTGCCTGCGGGTCCGCGAAACCGTGCTCGCCACCGGGCACCCCCGCCCCGAGCTGCCCGAGGGGATCGACCCGGACGCGCCCTACCTGCTCGCCACGCTGCACCGGGCGGAGAACACCGACGACCCCCAGCGGCTCGCCATGCTGGTCGCCGCCCTGGCCGACCTGCCCGTGCCGGTCGCCCTGCTGGCCCACCCCCGGCTGCTGGCCCGGGCCGAGGAGCACGGCATCAAGCTGGCCGGCGGGTCGCTGCACGTCGGGCGGCCGCTGCCGTACGCCGGCATGGTCGCCGCGGTGCTCGGCTCGGTCGGCGTCGTGACCGACTCGGGTGGCCTGCAGAAGGAGGCGTACCTGCTCGACCGGCCGTGCACCACGCTGCGGCCGGAGACCGAGTGGGTGGAGACCCTGCACGACGGCTGGAACCGGCTCGTCCCGGACCCGACCGCGCTGGGCCGGTCGGGCTGGCTGGAGACGGTGACCCGGCCTGCGCCGAGCGCCACCCGGGGCACCCCGTACGGCGACGGCCGGGCGGCCCGGAACGTGGTGCGGATCCTCGCCGAGCACGCCCGCTGA
- a CDS encoding glycosyltransferase family 39 protein, producing MDERRADDVAAGGDGQGGSVTTVLAASRPEVREAAAPRWRWWPVLAMAAVGAGLYAFWWWSQTLPPLGWGYFARRPIYGKFIPIWDELALWVIPAGVLLAGVAWLITSWRRLPTWAALLLVVLAGAAAATTIALVRGEVGDLTRGISTGPKSPYYTSDLHFVYELGLRDFVERHAELSELFHSYNSRTHPAGVLVFLYLLFRIFGASHEMWIAVVIAVVASSSAVATWLIGRTLGGERAGRIGAVLFAAAPGPLMLAYSNLDTVFAVPMTMSVALFVLAVHRRSVPVAAAAGAVLGLGTLMTFATSFIVISAAVAVVIQTGVRTGARLLGAAAAGGAAVLGLAWLTLGFDVLASYQASPRVSGYSTTYWMVASPAAWLIYAGLPLAALGVAGLFRRVPGARRPLLLVVLVLFMVLWAALPSELTKLRPGEVERTWTFLYPLVAATAGLVVDRWTAGFGRRWLRGAVVAGLVLLSVGQAVLIQGLYNNFF from the coding sequence GTGGACGAACGGCGCGCTGACGACGTGGCCGCAGGCGGCGACGGGCAGGGCGGGTCCGTCACCACCGTGCTGGCTGCGTCCCGCCCGGAGGTCAGGGAGGCGGCCGCGCCGCGCTGGCGCTGGTGGCCGGTGCTCGCAATGGCGGCCGTCGGCGCCGGCCTCTACGCCTTCTGGTGGTGGAGCCAGACCCTGCCGCCGCTCGGATGGGGCTATTTCGCTCGGCGGCCCATCTACGGAAAGTTCATTCCGATCTGGGACGAACTGGCGCTCTGGGTGATCCCCGCCGGTGTGTTGCTCGCCGGAGTCGCCTGGCTGATCACCTCGTGGCGCCGCCTGCCCACCTGGGCCGCCCTGCTCCTGGTGGTGCTGGCCGGGGCGGCAGCCGCCACCACGATCGCCCTGGTCCGGGGCGAGGTCGGCGACCTCACCCGGGGCATCTCGACCGGCCCGAAGTCGCCCTACTACACCTCGGATCTGCACTTCGTCTACGAGCTCGGGCTGCGCGACTTCGTCGAGCGGCACGCGGAGCTGAGCGAATTGTTCCACTCGTACAACTCCCGGACCCACCCGGCCGGCGTGCTGGTCTTCCTCTACCTGCTGTTCCGGATCTTCGGCGCCTCGCACGAGATGTGGATCGCTGTCGTCATCGCCGTTGTGGCGTCCAGCTCGGCGGTCGCTACCTGGCTGATCGGTCGCACACTCGGCGGGGAGCGGGCGGGCCGGATCGGCGCGGTGCTGTTCGCTGCCGCCCCGGGGCCGCTGATGCTGGCCTACAGCAACCTCGACACCGTCTTCGCGGTGCCGATGACCATGAGCGTGGCGCTCTTCGTGCTCGCCGTGCACCGGCGATCGGTGCCGGTCGCGGCGGCCGCCGGTGCGGTGCTGGGCCTGGGCACCCTGATGACGTTCGCCACCTCCTTCATCGTCATCTCGGCGGCGGTGGCCGTGGTGATCCAGACCGGGGTCCGCACCGGGGCGCGGCTGCTCGGCGCCGCCGCGGCCGGCGGGGCCGCCGTGCTGGGCCTGGCCTGGCTGACGCTCGGCTTCGACGTCCTCGCCTCGTACCAGGCCTCACCCCGGGTCTCTGGCTACTCCACCACGTACTGGATGGTGGCGAGCCCGGCCGCGTGGCTGATCTACGCCGGCCTGCCGCTGGCCGCCCTCGGGGTCGCCGGGCTGTTCCGCCGGGTGCCCGGCGCCCGCCGGCCGCTGCTCCTGGTGGTGCTGGTCCTCTTCATGGTCCTGTGGGCCGCGCTGCCATCCGAGCTGACCAAGCTGCGCCCCGGCGAGGTCGAGCGGACCTGGACGTTCCTGTACCCACTGGTCGCCGCCACGGCCGGGCTGGTCGTCGACCGGTGGACCGCCGGGTTCGGCCGGCGCTGGCTACGTGGGGCCGTGGTCGCCGGCCTGGTGCTGCTGTCGGTCGGACAGGCGGTGTTGATTCAGGGGCTCTACAACAACTTCTTCTGA